A genomic region of Gammaproteobacteria bacterium contains the following coding sequences:
- a CDS encoding ankyrin repeat domain-containing protein, whose product MLSKQPSERLLEAIENNNFTELRKVARILQKNNLLNNLSKKGQGFLHYATYYKKPKAVQILLDHEIDVSVKNYHSETALHIAAFTDNIHHIQILKLLLKPETVLLTEDDNESTIFHKAVYGEANDILRFLLNKYPEHIEVKDKLGRTPLFIAVEKKNKNMMTIKLLLEKGANTDVTSSYGSSLRDLARADSVINALFEQDDERDFEKDSGEQDTSNYIRTFKQHSMPSHYFYSTAPNPCDSTEVQTKKSVTWKLSEPNNCKSSSIISEDEVYSPTYT is encoded by the coding sequence ATGCTAAGTAAACAACCAAGTGAACGCTTATTAGAAGCGATAGAAAATAACAATTTTACTGAACTTCGCAAAGTAGCGAGGATATTACAGAAAAATAATTTGCTTAACAACCTCTCTAAAAAGGGCCAGGGATTTCTCCATTATGCTACTTATTATAAAAAACCGAAGGCAGTGCAAATTTTACTTGATCACGAAATCGATGTCAGTGTCAAAAACTATCACTCGGAGACAGCGCTTCACATCGCTGCGTTTACAGATAATATCCACCACATTCAAATTTTAAAACTACTTTTAAAGCCTGAGACCGTATTATTGACAGAAGATGATAATGAATCGACTATTTTCCATAAAGCAGTTTATGGCGAAGCAAACGATATATTAAGATTTTTATTGAATAAATATCCCGAACATATTGAGGTAAAAGACAAGTTGGGCCGTACTCCTTTGTTTATTGCAGTTGAGAAAAAAAATAAAAATATGATGACTATTAAACTGTTATTAGAAAAAGGAGCGAATACCGATGTCACTTCATCCTACGGTTCCTCTTTGAGAGATTTGGCGAGGGCTGATTCGGTCATTAACGCCTTATTTGAACAAGATGACGAGAGAGATTTTGAAAAAGATAGCGGTGAACAGGATACTTCCAACTATATTCGAACATTTAAACAACATAGTATGCCTTCGCACTATTTCTATTCTACTGCTCCTAACCCGTGCGATTCAACGGAAGTGCAAACAAAGAAATCAGTCACATGGAAGCTGTCAGAGCCTAATAATTGTAAATCAAGCAGCATTATTAGTGAGGATGAAGTGTATAGTCCGACTTATACTTGA